A region from the Myxococcus stipitatus genome encodes:
- a CDS encoding DUF4215 domain-containing protein yields the protein MPTLPMNRRANLLALSLATALLACVSPESTVCASGLVCPADRKCSLRQNACILHTCGNGVVEEGEECDDENDSNGDGCRIDCIREYCGDSQTQLMLGEQCDDGNTVDGDGCSADCRSNEECGNNVVDAFKEACDDGNRRGGDGCSADCQSTEKCGNHVTDTSLGEACDDGNTRSGDGCSADCRSNETCGNGFIDRDLGEACDDGGHEDGDGCSADCKSDETCGNGILDAVDKEVCDDGNNVNGDGCSADCQSNEKCGNGILDPLTEECDQGAGNRDDGNCLLSCKRASCGDGHVDQEEPHREICDPRAPRGTETCDSNCNTTLECGNGVVNAGEECDDGNHSDQDACLSTCIRATCGDGIVNVSQGRQELCDDGNQDDCGTCNSTCTQRKEPLQAQGRIIVAGSPPTLADGELIVLSNARQQVFLEFDLDGAVPSTHHAVTPSDPANRSAIARAIAEVLSTPDLLQPAVTVEASGNSVKLTASRPGSSGNRAILESVADPNFTVLPMTGGAGFDCGQGTGCTSDNDCNTEGTPLVCRKPAGEARGACHPRSPSPR from the coding sequence ATGCCCACCCTCCCGATGAACCGCCGCGCCAACCTCCTGGCGCTGTCGCTCGCCACGGCCCTGCTCGCGTGCGTCAGCCCCGAGAGCACGGTCTGCGCGTCCGGGCTCGTCTGCCCCGCCGACCGCAAGTGCTCCCTCCGGCAGAACGCCTGCATCCTCCACACGTGCGGCAACGGCGTCGTCGAGGAGGGAGAGGAGTGCGACGACGAGAACGACTCCAACGGCGATGGGTGCCGCATCGACTGCATCCGGGAGTACTGCGGCGACTCGCAGACGCAGCTCATGCTGGGGGAGCAATGCGACGACGGGAACACCGTCGACGGCGACGGGTGCAGCGCCGACTGTCGCTCCAACGAGGAGTGCGGGAACAACGTCGTCGACGCCTTCAAGGAAGCCTGCGACGACGGAAACAGACGCGGTGGCGATGGCTGCAGCGCCGACTGCCAGTCCACCGAGAAATGTGGGAACCATGTCACGGACACCTCGCTCGGCGAGGCCTGTGACGATGGGAACACGCGGAGCGGCGACGGGTGCAGCGCCGACTGCCGCTCCAACGAGACCTGCGGCAACGGCTTCATCGACAGGGACCTCGGGGAGGCCTGCGACGACGGCGGGCACGAGGACGGCGACGGGTGCAGCGCGGACTGCAAGTCCGACGAGACCTGCGGCAACGGCATCCTCGACGCCGTCGACAAGGAGGTCTGCGACGACGGCAACAACGTCAACGGCGACGGGTGCAGCGCCGACTGCCAGTCCAATGAGAAGTGCGGCAACGGCATCCTCGACCCGCTGACCGAGGAGTGCGACCAGGGCGCTGGAAACAGGGATGACGGCAACTGCCTCCTGAGCTGCAAGCGGGCGTCGTGCGGTGATGGGCATGTCGACCAGGAGGAGCCCCATCGGGAGATCTGCGATCCGCGCGCCCCCAGGGGCACCGAGACCTGCGATTCGAACTGCAACACCACGCTCGAATGCGGGAACGGCGTCGTCAACGCCGGCGAGGAGTGCGACGACGGCAACCACAGCGATCAGGACGCCTGCCTCTCGACGTGCATCCGCGCGACGTGTGGCGACGGTATCGTCAACGTCTCGCAGGGTCGACAGGAGCTGTGTGACGACGGGAACCAGGACGACTGCGGCACCTGCAACAGCACGTGCACGCAGCGCAAGGAGCCGCTGCAAGCCCAGGGGAGGATCATCGTCGCGGGCTCACCGCCCACCCTCGCCGATGGGGAACTCATCGTCCTCTCCAACGCCAGGCAACAGGTCTTCCTCGAGTTCGACCTGGACGGGGCCGTCCCCAGCACCCACCACGCCGTCACCCCGAGCGACCCGGCGAACAGGAGTGCCATCGCGAGGGCCATCGCGGAGGTCCTGTCGACGCCGGACCTGCTGCAACCCGCGGTCACCGTCGAGGCGAGCGGGAACTCCGTCAAGCTGACCGCGTCCCGCCCGGGCTCGTCCGGGAACCGCGCCATCCTCGAATCCGTCGCGGACCCGAACTTCACCGTCCTCCCGATGACGGGTGGCGCGGGCTTCGACTGCGGCCAGGGCACGGGCTGCACCAGCGACAACGACTGCAACACGGAGGGCACGCCCCTGGTCTGCCGCAAGCCCGCTGGCGAGGCCAGGGGGGCGTGCCACCCCAGGTCGCCCAGCCCTCGCTGA